ATGGCCATCAGTCTTGtcagtgttaaatatatatatatatatatatatatatatatatatatatatatatatggtttgttttttgccTGTATTATTATGAACTGAACTCAAGGCTGATCCTGCATTTTAAAACCTTTTCTATCCGCCTCTTTTTATCTCAGACGTTTCTAATCTACTCCAAGGAAAATATGGCTGATATGTAGTTTATACATGTGCATATTTATTTAGGAAGGCTTGAGTCACTTTAAATGGACACCCCATAAACCAGTAAAACAAAAGCCAGCTACCTGCTGCAAACGGAAGCCCATGATTTTCAATACGCTCAGATTAGCTTGGATTTTTGAATTGGTAGAAAGTGGTGATGAAAAGCAGAGGGAAATATATGAGGTCCTGCCAATTTGCATCGAGTGTCTGCCTATATTATGTGCATGACTAGCCATCCATGAAATAACAAATTGTGAGTTGTGAAAAGTATGGTAAGCAATAAGTTCAATCAGGCTGAGCTCTATTGCATGATTCAGGGGGCTGCAGAGGTCTTGCCCCCCTAATTAACCTCATCACTCCTATAAAGGCCTGGGGTGTAATGCAGCTGTTTCTAAACACCATATAGTAATAagcaacatttattttgtatattatttggaAATGATTTCATTTAGGGCTGATAAATAGGGTTTTAACTGGTTTCTATTTCTTTAGTCACAGTGATCACATATTGGGTAGACAGCACCTAGGAGGGTAGAATTTCCATTCAGCAGGTGGGGGACCCCTGTATCTGGATACTTCTTTAACCCTCTGTCTGGGACCTGTATAAGGCACATcatcaaaacataaaaagaaatggtCAGCACACCAATGCTTCTAATCAGGTGTATTGTCaataacataatacatattGCAAATCAACGAGTACAATAAATATGCATtacagtgtaagtatgtgtgtacgtgtgtgtgtatgtgaacgtgtgtgtgtgtgtgcgtgcatgtgtgctcgtgtgcgtgtgtgtaaacGCACAAATTTTCACTAGAGCAAAAATGAGAACAACATGCCTGCCGAAACTTTGGGATAAGATCTCACGGGTACAGTCTGTTTACTCATTGATTTGCAATATGTACTATGCTATTGATGATATACTCTATCAGTGTTAGTTTGCTGaccatttctttttatgttttgaatGTATCATTGGCTAGCATTTAAGGAAGACCACCCTTTTAAGGTAAAGCACCCCTATTCTCGTTTTGCACATTATTGTTATACtttctaaaatgtatatgttgaaATACTGCATGaaccatagaatttgacggcagaaccattcggcccatctactctggttttcctgctgtaaacactcaaaccttaattTATTAGATTGCATGTTCTTAGATTATCTGTATTagctgtaaataaaaatagaatccTGTATGTTGTGAGAAAAGATAGACCCTATATTGACATGAATTATTCCTTCAAACATGCAGCTGCAGGGAGAGTGGAAGACCCTTCGCCGAGCCTTTAGGAAGCTGGACATGGGCAGCAGTGGGTACTTGTCTTTGCCTGAGTTTAGATCCGTACTGAAGCTGTGCAACTTTGTGCTTGATGAAGATGAAGTGTTTCACATCATGTCCAAGTACGACCAGAATATGGACGGTCGCATCAACTACAAATCATTTTTAGAGCATACGTGTATGAAAGAGAAGCCGCGTGTCTCAAACACCCCTCTGGCAAGCACACTGTAAAGGGCATAATTAGATTTCGGTTATCACTTTAAATGGGTAACGTAAAGGGCACCTCTCAGACCCACtatccaattttttttcacatttacctAATTCCTTTCTCAGTTTTgatatttttaaggaaattaCAAACCAGCCTCACCACTGAGAGTAACATGGCCATCCACATAAATAGAGGGGGgtggaaaatatatactttgtcCAGGGGAGGCAAATTCAAATGttatctttattaaaaataaaatctgattaTCATAATTATCATCATAATCTGATTATTCTGTGTACCCTGTTGCATTTATGTAATAATTAAAGTAGAACCATGTGATTTCACCACTAAAACTAAATTGTATTGTAAAAGTATTGTTGGTATACTCTCTGCatcagttatttttttcataaaggcatttacatttaaaaataatgtcttGCTGACTTGTTCTCAGATTACAATATACAACTGATATCATGAGAACGTATATGGATTTTCAATAGAGCAAAACTCCAAACCCCAATGTGAATTTGACAGGAGGGCTGAGGAGTTTCTTTAAATTCACATCATATAGCGTgagaatacatttttcttaaaatttaaAAGTTAAGTGCACCAGGTGCATCTTATATTCCGGAAAGGAGTGTACAGTATATTCCATATGTGTGTTCACCACTTTACCCAATATTTAACGTTGACCAGTCAATTACAAACTATGatgttaagattttttttttcatactgaattattttttttaacactatttGCAATAAAGATTAagatttgtaaaaatatttgtaataaaatatccgCACTTACTGTACATTTCCAATCATATTTACCGGGTAAATGATGTAGCCCAGTATGCAGTTTTCTTCCATTCTGACTGCtcatttaaaagtattttacacCTTTGTaacttttgttgaaaaaaatggtaaattggCAGAGGTTTACACAAATTACTACAAAATGCCCACaagacaatcaatttcacaatCGGATATGGTCTTACTAGCCCAACGGAAGATGGCGTTTAGGTCGaaagcaggcctggactggccaactTGCGGATGTTTCCTTTCCTTGCAGCAACTTATGCTGCAGATTCAGGACTTAAGTGCCTGCGATTGGCGGATCCAGGGTCTGACCTTGAGAGGGGCCCtcagactgacacacacacatccaggcactcacactaacacaaaccagacactcacactaacataaaccagacactcacacatgcACCTAGATGCtcaacaataacacacacacctaaACATTCATTTTTGATGACCGGTATCTTTAGCCTTTTAAGCATATTAAGATATGAACAAGATTAATGAATGCAACATCTTGAGGTTTTTATGGTTGCCACAGTGCAACTCTGCTGTATTGTAACTGAGTCTTTTTTTAGGATTATAGATAGTAATTATTCAAACAACAAAAACGCTGTGATGATGTGGAAAAATCAACAGGATCAATGTATTTCTTAATAACTTTAGCCACACGATAGCTAGGAAAAGAGGCACACTACTTCTCTCATCTTAAGCCTTGTAATTATTCCCctgataaaattaatatatatttgatttaatgGCCGGCTGCAGGTGATACTGGTTGTTACAATAAGTGATGAAGTTGAATAACATTTCTGTACCAATTCGAGGCAGCTTCAGATATATGCTTACCCAACTAGCTGTGTGTTTCCCTGTTAAACAGTTGTGTTATTTTAGCTTGCTTTGATAACACATAACTGTTGAGATCGAGGTTAATCCTTACACCTGGGCCGTCCCATTTAGGTCAGAGATGAGATTAGGGTGTCTTCCTAGCACTGCAGACAGCTGCTGAGGAAGCACCTGCACAGCTCTTTCTATTGACGGTCCCAGTGGCTTTGGAATGGACTATGGCCGTGTAtctgctttatggtgatgtgtttGTTCAATAACGCTTGGGAGCACAAGTGAGCTCTGTATTAAGGAAGGTCCTGTGCAGACTCAAGACCTCTAGTCTGCGCAAAGGGACCCAGATAGCTTTGTTCCGCAGACCAGTGTAGAACCTTTGATTTCATGGAGATGATTATATCTATTCTTGCTTACTCAAGGGTGAAGGCCAAGAAACAAGCGATTGTGCTATTCAGGGCCTTCACCACAAGTTAgttaaacaaatgcaaaaggttttaatttaaacaaatgtatctaTTTCTGTGGTTTAGGAAATAACCAAATACaatgcaatatttaaaaaagagacaataaaaaagaaaatattaacttGAGAGCCAGGGGAGATACAAAAGCTGATGTTGATCTAGTCTGgcatttctaatatttttggGAGTCTAAAACTGTGTGATATTTAAGTTTCCTTTATCTTTTGCAAGTTCGCCAAAAACAACCATAGACAATATTGGGGGTTAGCACCCCTAAGACTATCAGGTAGGAGGTCCAAAAACAGTCAGGTAGACTAGAAACACCTGAGCACTGTGAATACGCGAATTGTAACATAGTTTCCACAGACACCAGTCACCCAGATATTTGTAGGCCTTGGTGATAACAGGGCAAGAAATGGAGTTCTAACTCTACTTCGGGTAAATCTTTCTCGCCTGAAATAACGTGTTATACTTAATGCTTAATGATAATATTGCTAATTATcattaatatcatttttaatattgagTCATTTAAATAATCTACTGCCTCATGCATAGTTTTTATTTGAACTCATGTGAAATGGAGCATGTTAATATAGCTTGCATTTACCCAGTGGATCTGAATATACGTGATTATGCCAGCTACATAAACCTGTCCCAGGTATGATTTAATCGAGGGAACATTAAGGTCCTCTGCAACAGACCTGCGGAGACCCCACGATCACAAAACctgaatatagttttaaaattgTGAAAATATCAATAATGATCGAATGTGAATAACAGAATGTCTTCCACATCATGATTCTAAGAACTAGCATATGGGTTAATTTCAGTAAAGATATGCAAGATACTTTAATTTTGAGACATCCTAAATGCAAAGACTCTAAGAGAAAACAGATCATCTCTTACTTACCAAATAATTGGAAATTTAGTTAatattatttatcgttttatatggtgccatcatattccgtaacGCTGTATAATAGAAATTATATTTAGTGCTTTAACAGAAGCTTAGATCcaaatattgcaaatatttattaaatacccTAAGTCACATTCAGGAGATGTTTTATTATGAAGATATTCAATATGCATCTTCAATGTGAACACTCAATGCCGTTATACCTATTGCCTAAAACAGCTTGTTTTTCATACCTGATAATCGCTGTGAAAGATTTGGAGGATTTTAAAATTGTGCTTTAGGGTCACTAATGAGTATAAAATATTGACACAAAAGTCTAAGACTTTATATTCAGATTTCTATTCAGATTTGTAATactgaatattatttattaatattttttatgtatttaagttGAGATTTATTAGGGGCCAAGCTCAGCAATAAGAGCTACAGTACCTTGGTCCCACGCAATGTATATAGcaacatagaatttaatggtAGATAAGAACCGTTTGTCCATCTAAGCTGCTCACCCTCGAGTTTTAGGTTATGATCTCTTATTTTAAcattctcctcttttgaaataaacttcccttctgtactttattaaattattttaagtacttaaatgtttttatcacacccccctctctcttctttcccccaagctatacatattgaggtCCGCCACTTTTccctaataaatatttttatttattgaactaTTCACCAGTATTGCAGCCCTCCTTAATATCCTTTTCCAGATGGGGTCTCcaaaactgtacacaatactctattTATTGCAGACACACCTAGAAATGAACTATGTATTACCATCCATCCCCAAAAGTAGAATAAATACATGGATACACCAAaatattggtgtatatataagtatagaTTTGTGCACACTAATTATATAAGAAGCAAATAACTAGAGagacaattaaaacataaacatttattacaaaaggtacagtatataaatagatCTAATTTGTGAAGTTCACATTGCCCTGACCAAGAAACGTTCAATAAATTAATTCCCATAACACACTTTTCCTATGTATTTACATAATATGACATATTGTTCCACTTTGCTGGGTGATGCTGTAGGGTTGAACGAAGGAGGTTCATCCTAGATCATCTCAGACTCTGCTTCAGCACTAAGTGCTACGATTATACTTTAAACCTTTGAGTGCTGGGATCGTTTGCAGTCCTGCTCTAGAACTGAATTGTTGAACTTTctcaaaaacaaatgtaaaaacgtACAGAGAATATAGTTTCTCACGATGAAACCTTTGAGTCAGCTTTCTACTTATCTTCTATAACCTGATTAATGGAACAAACTCTGCTTTTATACAGGTTTCTAAATATGTAACTTGAGTTTGAGCCAGAAGCATTACATCTTATGGGATATATCCTTAGAGCTTAACTGTTGTATTTAGGTTGGAGTGCTTCATGGAAGACTTTATCAGCCTCTCTCCTTGTGCTTCAAGATTTAACACAACCTTTCTCAGGTTTATTTTGCAAGGAAAGGACTTTGTGACATTCGGTTAAGGTCACAGAACTCCAGGGTGCTGTGCACTATGCATGCTAAAGTTGTTTGGGTGGGAATGTCCAAGCAAGTTGAGGTAGCATCTGTCCAGACTCTGCATGGGGGACAGGAAGCTATTGTGGTGTGGTTGTTGTGGAGGGGTGCACTGGAGTGGCATAGCTGTAGGACCTGAGAGATAATTCAGTGTGGGGCTTCTAGCTGCTCCATGCCATGAGAGCGATCCTCCAGGGCTTGGTGCAAAGGAAGAGTCACAAGGGCTGGTATAGTCAGTTGGTGAGGAATACAGTTGACAAGACACATCCACCTCCTGCAGAGAGCTGAAGAGGGGTTCTGTGCTTAAGTGGGCCTTGGACTGGAGGAAGGCAACAATTCGAGCGTACTTAGTGTCCTTAGTTTCCATCCTTTCTACAGTGGTCAGATAGTGGACCAGGTTTTTCATGCATTCGTGGTAACCATAGTGGAAATAATTGGCAAACTCAGACAATAGATCTATtgagaaagaaatgaaaataaatacatgaaaaccCAGAAACAGAACAGTTGACTTTAACGTAAGTTCCTGAGCAATAGACATTTCACTATTTTGAAATTGCTGTATGGGCCCTAAATCCTGGTAattgaatgtttttaattttttatagtgATGAAATCAAAGCtcgagattatataaaatgtaaaaaaaaaagtactagaAAGGGATTTTATTGCATCATGCAAACTTTGAATTACTTTTGTCCCTTAAAATCTAAATAAGACTTCTCCAgaacatactttttaatatgAATGGTATAGTGACTTTGTCGGTTTTACCAAACATTGGCAATGAGGACTGTTCATCAGGTTGCTAGCAATATGTATAGCGcagtatatcatttttttattcctttagtACTAGTGTTAGCGCATCACTGATTTCTTACCTTTGTCTCTTCCTCTAGGAAAGTCAGCCGCATGTAATGCTCTTAGATACTGGACAGTCATTTCCAAAATCTCCgctttttccagcttacctgaATTCTGCAAAATTACATAGAgttttgttggaaaaaaatgtatactgatGGTAGTAAATCAGACATTAATCTTTGTCCAAGGAGACAGTATTTGCACCCAAGCAAATTAAACTGCATCTGCTTAAATAATTGTATTGTGATGCAGTTCAGTATAAAAGCTTTTCTATAAAAACTTGCCTTATACACGCTCTTAGTCCCAGTCTGTGAAAAACTTCAAACTTTTACAAACCAATAATTTTAGACTCTGGAGCAGCGGGAATTACATAAAGTATAATCCTACAGTGTAGTATTGTAAATGAGATACATAGATGAATTCAATTACATTAATTAGAATAATTAGATAACATTAGAAACAACCAGTCCAAATTGTACTGACCTGCTTGGCCAATGCCATAGGTACTGTCTTTCCTAATTCACTAAGACAGCGGTTTATTCTGTCCCGTCTTCTCTTCTCAATTACCTTATGGGAAACGGGGGTTctctgcaaataataataatacacagttGAGTGCTTTGTGTGGATAATTCACATATCCAGAATCACAGTAGCCAAGCAGACATCATCTCTCATCTGTATAGCAATAATGAACAGATCTTCCAGCCACCAGCCCATGCTAAGACCAATACCATGTTGTATGTGGCTTGCTATAGAGACATAATGGTAAATGGGGCgctaggtaggtaggtaggtaggtaggtatgTGGATGCTAGGAGGAAATGGTGGAGTTCTTTCTGCTACATAAGGCCCTTGAAATGATGATGTGATGCTCTTGTACTCACTTTCCTGTCCTTGATTTTGGCTGAACCCCTGAGAGAGATCTGTGCCGATGACCCCATAGCTCTGATGTCCATGTTGCGTTACGAGCTGTGTCCTCCTTGGCTGCCCAGCTACTGAATGAAGCTCCTCTCACAAACTGGTCCAGCTTATAAAGCAATCACTTATCAGCCCTCTGCATGGAGCTCCTGTGGTGGGGATTAAGCTAAAAGAGAATAGGGTGGGAGGGCTGATCAGCCGGGCGAGACTGTGAAAAATGCAACAGGGAGATGTGGCAGGCAGTGAGGGGGGTGTGAAATCAACTTTGTTAATCCACGTGGCCCTTGAAAGGGACACGTGATTGTCAGAAGAGCTATCAGGGTTGTGGAAGACAGTACCTGTCCAAATGCCAACAAATGTCCCTGATATCCAAATTCGTTTTAGGGTTAGAAGGCGAACTGAGCTCCTCTTATCTGTAATTCATTTGGAAgaaatgtgtttcattttatgTGCCCTTGTTATGTGTGGTATTGGGTAACAGTTTTCTTAAGTAAAGCCTGTGCCAAGTAGTTACACCAACTTTATCAAACCAATTGGCAGTGGCAATGCTATTTACCACTTGAGTGCCAGAGTAGAGTAAAACTGTAATTATCCTATATTTTATATCGTGCAAGCAGTTAATGTAGTTCAGAATCTGGGATACTCAATTTTGAGCAATAAGTATCATCCCAATATAGTAGCAGAATAGGTAATGTAACCTCTCAGGACCACCTTGTATACTGGAGAAGTCCTATCCAGTCTCTACTTCTTTGCCACTGCCTTATGCCTCCTTACTTGCCACGCAGTGATTGCTGAGAACTACTACTGCCTCAGCACTaccctaaagggttaaaatttaaTCAAGTTATCCAGACAATgtaaaaaagcaaacatagcACAGGACCAAACATCCTATATATCAACCCTACAATACAACCCTACAAAAGATTGCAAATCCTTCAGTGCTAAAGTCCTAGTAAGAACTGGGCATGTCTTATTTTGTAAAGTATTTGAATGAATCGTTTACGCATTGGTAATTTTCTAAAGCAAATGCTGCCAAGGCTCACCCAATTTTTGACTGTCAATCAATATACTCAGTGGCGTAACAGTAAATATGAGTGCCATTTCTCAGCCCCTCTCTATATATACGTGCTTTGTTGTGGATTCAATTATAGGTGTCGTTGAGCACTGCAGATGTGGAGAATCGGTACTTGCTTATGTGCACGTTTAAGGTAAAAAGGAGCAAATAAATGGAAGCTATTTTGCCAAAAAGCCACTGATTTGCTAGAAATCACCTGTCTGTCAAATAATGGCTAAGGAAAAGGCAGATGTTGTTAGTGTCAGCCTCAAATGACTTATGGCTCCCAATACAGCTGGGCTCTTAGTTACAGCCTTGAGCGGTGCAAATGTTTAGGGCCCCACACGCCCTCTGATCCATGATGTGGATTTGTGGACCATGCATGAATATGTGGATGGGATGTAAGCAAAGTACTGATTCCCTTTGACTCCAGTCATTGCATGCAGCCAGGGTGTCAGCCTGGTGTGACCCTCTTTTTAGTTTATATTCTTATGACACAATACTCTTAGATTTTCATTcataattttatattgtattgccCAATGTTAAGTTTTTTATGAGTGCATTTGTGGaaatgacatgttttttttacagctgaAATCTTTATCCCTGATCCCAAGAGTTTACTATCTACCTGAGAGTGAATCCAAACAGTGCAAAGATCTGCTGATAACAGAAAACTGTCTGTCTCCTCCACTGAACTACACCTGGTAGCTTTAAATAACATAGATGCCCCCGTATAGGTCACATATAGAGGACAGTTCTCGTTTATGATTGTATATTATGGATTTCTGGACTGTGAGGAGGTCTGGTACAGTTTGCTCTTCAACAATTCTGGTGGTAATATGATTATATGTTATGTCCGTGTTTACACACAATTGTATGTTTGCAGAAGAGCTGTAATTGAGACTATAATATACTAACCCCTTTTGTTGCCTGCAATGAGCATGCATTAAACCGTTAAACTCACTGTGGTTCTTTGGGCTAAAAATACCCAGATTTTATGTGTGAGACTGCAGagcattaacatttttggaATGTTATATCTCTTGGGTGTCCAGGAACCCAGCCCAAAGCCCTCGTAGACACGTCCCCCCCCCGGTGTCTGACGCCATGCTCAGTCCCCCCCCCGGTGTCTGACTCCATGCTCAGTCCGGACTTTTAATCACGTGTTTTCAGGAGCTCCGAGTGCTGAACAGCTCCATCAGGGCGCATGGCGCGCAGCACTACCCCCTCCACAAAAACACACCAAGGGGGCCATTTCCAGCTCCCACGGTCCCGCCACCACCCCAAATCCAAGCAGAGCCCCCTTGACTGCATCTCAGAAAGCCTGTCCAGAGTCCTTAAATCTACGAAGTAAGCCTTTAATAGGCTGTTCCGCCGCGTTCCAGGGAGATCTTTGGGAGGATTTCTCACACGACTTGGTGACACGTTTATCTTTATGAGAGATGGCAAGCTTTTTGTTTACCCGTCTTTATTTGCTCGGACACACGGGCAGGTGTGGGACCGGACTGGCACAcgaggctttctttttttccctatccAGTCGGCTCCTGGGGTCTTTTTTTGGCACATGAGGGGGGCTCCATGGCActcccccttgtttttttttttttttggagaggcTCAATTTGTATCCTATTATCCTATAAGAAAATGTCCCATTGAGAAAGTTTGAATAGTTTGATCGGCCTAATTTTTGCTTATAAAGAGAAGAAATAAAGCGGAATACAGCTGCTCTTAaacgtgtattattattattcagtgtCACCTGCGAGCAGAAAGCACCCCAGCCCTCTCTATTCATTTGCCTAATTTTGGTCAATTTAACAAACTTCAGGAGAAATGATTCTGCCATTGTTGGAGAGGGTAGAGCTTTCTGATCGAATTAACAGCATGTTTTGATCCGGTAAATGTCATTAAAGGGAAAGAAACAATCGCGTTTAAAGGTCCTCTGGGTAATGCGCCAAGAGAGGGGCCGAGGCGCAAACTTAACAAAAGCAACAAGGGAAACTTTTGTAAAACTTCCCATcgctgcaggtttttttttgaaagttagGCTCACAAAAAGAGGGTATTATTTCATACTTGAATACGTTTTAATCCAACGATTGTCTCATTTTCTGCAAACATATTTGCACAGTATTGGTGTCTGTAACTGGCTGTGCCAAAAGCAGGCTGCTTCTCTGGGACATGGAGCAGGGCGCAGGGGGCTTTAACAAGTCTCTGTCTGGGAATAGGATACAATGgatgggggggagaggggggatcGGAGTGCTGGGTT
The DNA window shown above is from Spea bombifrons isolate aSpeBom1 chromosome 1, aSpeBom1.2.pri, whole genome shotgun sequence and carries:
- the HELT gene encoding hairy and enhancer of split-related protein HELT, which encodes MTVQYLRALHAADFPRGRDKDLLSEFANYFHYGYHECMKNLVHYLTTVERMETKDTKYARIVAFLQSKAHLSTEPLFSSLQEVDVSCQLYSSPTDYTSPCDSSFAPSPGGSLSWHGAARSPTLNYLSGPTAMPLQCTPPQQPHHNSFLSPMQSLDRCYLNLLGHSHPNNFSMHSAQHPGVL